The Callospermophilus lateralis isolate mCalLat2 chromosome 4, mCalLat2.hap1, whole genome shotgun sequence genomic interval CAGGTGGTTGTGAGAATTAAACAGATATTATGTGTGAAAGTGTTTTGTAAGCTAAATTGCTGTGAAAGTATCATTTTATTGGTGTATGATAATCTAATTTCGGTCACTTCTACCTTGGGGTATAGAATCTGAGGGAAACGCATGGTAATCATAACTTTGATTTTATGAACTCTGAATCTGAATTATGTCAGATGCTTCTGAAGTAAATATTTGAACTCTAAAAGTGTAAAAAGGTAAAATCGACATGTAGTGTATCGAATTAATCTGGTGTTTGAGGCACATGTTATCTATTGCCTTTCTATGTCAAAATGCAGAGTAATGAgtgcaaatctttcagaataccatctaGCAAAAAGTGGATGCTCAAAAAGTAGTAAACTTTATTCCTTCTgtctcttttatttctattctcaaCTGTCAATCTCCCTGAAGCAGACATTGGTGCTTTGAGCCATTATCCCACTTCCATATGCAAAATACTTTTTGCAGTTTCTCAGTTGTGTTTGAGAGGATGGGCGGGCACCAAGTGCAGTCACAATGTTCCCACAAAGCAAGCACAGCTTCTAGTTTATAAATGAAGAAACCGGCTCAGGGGTCAAGTCATTTACATAATACCACAACACTACTAACATACCCAGATCTTTCTGGCTCCTATCTGTCTACTTTTTATAATGCCATGTGGTCTCCAGATTCATTCACTGCTTGTTTTTGCATCCCTTCATCTGAGACAGTCTACTTCAAGGTCAGTGTGATGCCACAAACAGGGAAAGAAAGATAACTGAAGCCCAGAGTAAAAGAAGACAAGAAAACAATAGTACGTtaaccaaataaataataaaaaaactaaCAGTAGCTAAAACATTGACCATCAGATGCTATTCTTAGAACTTTTATATAAATTCATTTCTCCTCACCGGCATTTTATAGGTAGATTTCaaaaattcttattttacatgTAAAAAACCAGAGGCATAGAGAGATGAAGCCACTTGCCCATGTTATCATTGCTAGTAACTGGCAACATTTACATGTAAAACTAGGCTACTACAAACAATTGGCTATATTTGTTTCAAAACATGTTAAGAATTTTGATTATGTGAACCATTTTAACAAATAAATCCCTCTTTTGTGAATCCAATGATACAGAACAGAGCATGTATTTGTATGTCTACGGATTTTTGGCACAGATTATGTTGCTGAAAGAAGCAGTATTTAAGGGCAAATAACTAATTAACATTCTGTTAACATATTTTGAGTCTCCCCATAAGCACTAAACCATGTTTCTATGGTAACCGGTATAGGTCCTTTGAAGGGTGATGAAAGAATTACAGGGCAAAGCTGTTAGTTTAGAATGACTAAAACAATTTTTCTTTGGCACATTTGCTCCCTTGAATGTATTATGCCATCAGTTTGACCTCATGACTCTCTGAAGACAGCAGATTCCTGGGAACTCTTCGAACTCGAATTGCAAGTGCACAAGACCAAGTCTGACATAAACTCAAGGACAGGGAAGCTATGCTCTTTAGCAGACTTCTCCCTCCACTGGGGGAGTTACATACAGTATCCTGGCTGGTTAATTTTGAACATCTTCATGCTGGCTTTCAAGTATTATGTCTTTCTAATTAAGAGGGAATAAGAGAGGAAACATAATCCACTGGCTTATTAGGGCTTTGGGGGacatgttttagtcagccttctatcactgggaccaaaatacctgacaagaacaacatagagaaggagaagtttattttgactcatagtttcagaggttcacttcatggttggctgactccacagaacatcctggtggaagggtagaggaaagcagctcagaacagtagcaacaaggaaggagagagagagagagagagagagagagagagagagagagagagagagagagagaaactccaaATGCAAACTCGCACTGTCTTATCTCCTTCAGCCATGCCCCTCCAGGTCtatgttaccacccagttaatccatatcattggattaatccacagattaggttaaggctctcataatccgATCATTTCACTTCCacattcttacattgtctcacatttGAGCTTCTGGGGGGacaactcatatctaaaccaaaacAGAACATACAATAGTTTCTGGATTTTGCTggtgaaaacaaaacagaatgacCAAAACATAAACCTGAAAGAATGAGAAACAGCCTCCTGAGAGAATTCTCCTGAGGGATTAGATACCAGTGCTTCAGAACAGCACCTGTGAATTCTGAAGGCTGGAGTTAGTGGGAGAAGTGAAGGGGTCAACAGCAGCCATCTACACCATCAGGTCCAGGTAGAGTCCGCTGACTTTACTCTCTCCCAGAGAAGGACCCTCAGATAAGGAAGAAACATCACCTGCCTCCTGCGGGGTTCATATATGGATCAATCAATACTGCTCCAGGAAGGTGGGGTAAGTAGAATATTATCAAATAACAGAAATGACTTAAGGACCATTTCAGATGGTCCTGAGATTACTGATTGAGAAAAAACACAGCAGGGACAactgaaaatcttttttttttttaatccatagaGATAAGTGGATATTATTgtgattaattaaaaaatatacagtCTTTTTGTCCTCAAGTAAAGTGAATATGCTAAAAACCAGCCAATGGCAAATGAGGCTTGGGTAGGTAAGATGGAAACAGTGGATCCGCCAGATTTTTCTACAACCTTCTGTCCGAGTCAAGGTTCAAAGAAGTTAAGTCCTCACTGTCATGGGGGCTTTTTCCTCTCCCTCTTTCATTCTATCCTAGAGCATTACAGCTGTGGTGGCTGGGAAGACATGCAGCCTCAGCTCTTTACAGAGTATGTGAAGCCTCTGTTCTGACTCTTCCCTACTCAGTTTATATGCTTGtagtaaattttttctttttctttttcttggtacagggattgaagtcagagccattctaccactgagctacaccccaagccctttctttctttctttcctctttcctttctttttttctgagacaaggtcttgctaaattgtccaggctggccttgaacttaagcTCCTACTGTCTCAATCTCCTGGGTTACTGGGATTCTAGGCATGAGTCCCCATGCCCTGGTGCCAGGGATACTTTTATTCTGCCATTTACAAGTTCTCTTCCCAAGACTGTACAAGCTTCTAACTAATGAATTTCTAGGAAAATTTATTTATGGTTGCTTACTTTCTAAGTGATCACATTACATATCATTCACACTGACTAAAGTTCCCTACTCTCTcgtatttttcttctttatgtcttcaaatattggaaTTGTTTTTAATCGATTGAGTTATAAGGCCATTTCACACAAGTCCCAGTTTGCTCAGAGACATGAAAGAGcatgcttcattcattcatcattattcattcatttattaaataaaaataggtTGATAACCTCTCTGTGCTGGAGGACTAAAGTTAATAGCTAACACTAATTTACTATTCATTATGTGCTAGGAAATGCATTTTAAATAGtttagcattttattttattttgttttcacaaAAGTTCTATGGTAATGCTCATTATGTAGATGAAGAAAACTTAAAAGTTTAAGCACCTTGAGAAAAATACAGAGTTAATAAGTGGTATAGGTGAGTATGCATTCAGACATGGTGGATTTGGGGTCAAACTGCCTGGATTCCATGCCTAGCTCTTAAATATCTATGTAGTTAACATCCTGCCCACACAGAGTTTGTGGAATAATCTAAGATTTCTGATTCCCTAAGTGTGAGTTTTGATTTCAAGTATCTACTCAAGAAATAATCTAGTAATATACATGGCTATCCCAGCTAAGCCTGGGTAGTTTCACCACAGAAAAACAAAGACCATTATTTTTGGGGTGGGTGTTGAGGTAGTGGTTCTGAAATATTTTTCTCTGAGATGTATACAATGGTAGTACAAGAGTTATAATTTCTGTTATATACCCCTCTCCCTCAGTTTCCCACTTCCCACATCaatattctatgattttttttttcaaatgaatataTTGCTGTGCTCATTATCCTAGTAGAAAAATTATATGTACCAAATTCACAATAAGAAAAAATGTAGTGGTTTTCTACATGGGTACAGTTCCAAAGAATCATCAAAACTGACTATGAATGTTCTCATTTATTATCAAGGTCTCACTGTTTTCTTCACATTCTCCTGTAGGTTTTCATCCTCTACAAGCACTAGTCTCTTGGGTTTGTGGGGTAGATACTCATTTCATTGGTATTGCTGATGCTGCCaaggagagaagaaaggagaTAAAAGTATTGGCAGTTTGCCTCTCCCTGGTCTGTGTTTATAGATAGAGATAAGCCAGAGTGAGCAGGCTCTAGACCTTGGTGTGGATGCCTTTCTAAAGACTTTGCAACACTATGGCCTTAAGTTGTTGAGAAATGCTGAGCTGAAATTATAAACAGTAACAATAATGATGGAGTTGAGAGAGATTTGAGAGAATATTTCAAAGGCAGATTCTGCAGTTGGGTTGCCATTAATTATGAGTGTGAATGAATTCAGCCACATTTTTCTACAAGagcttaactttttttttgtattgtaaTAGCTCTAATTTCTCTTGCTTTGAgtgatttttttataatatcaTCACAGATCTTCCTGAAATACTGATCTATTGATGTTCCATTTCTTTAAGGCTTCTAGTGACTTCTTATTACCTAAAGCGTGATGTTTTAAGAGTCCGTGGCATTGATTACAAGGCCCTGTTCAATCAGGCCCAGTCAGAACTCTTCTGCCTAGTAAATCCCTTTCCCTTTTTCCTGCCTGCCTCCTCTATCCTACACATCCTACACCCTAGCCACCCGGAATTTCAGAGATTCCCTAAAGACACTGGGCTGAATGAAATCCCTGGGATTTGGCATATGCTGTTCTCTACTTGAaatgatatttcttttctttcattgaaAACCACCATTTCCACTGTGAATCCCATGTGGTCCTCTGTTGGGAAACCTTCCTCAGTTTCCCCAGAGACCTCCTGGTATGGAGCAGCCACAATCCTTTGCTCAACATCTTGTGCATCACATAGAACTTTCAAATATATGCTTTTATTCATGTTTCCTTTTCTCAAACTAAAAATCCTCTCAGGCTAATTATTTGGCTTTATCCATTCTGTATTGTCAGAGTCTCCACTCACAATAGAGAATGTTGTATAGGGAGTATTTGTGAGTAAATTTTACTTCCTGCCCTAGCTTTAGAACATCTTATCCTTATAATGACCatgacaaaaccaaaacaaacgaaCACAAAAACTTGAGAAGataaaaatgttataatttatatACTAACTTTTCCAGTCAAGTTTTACTCTGTCTAGAATTTTCTACATATTTAAAGTAATTTCcccttaatgtgtgtgtgtgtgtgtgtgtgtgtgtgtgtgtgtgtattttgcttTGTGTGATTTTTTTCTCAGTCAACCATGGTCAGAAAATTTTATGTGGAAAATTCCAGagataaaaatttttaagttttgaATTGTGTTCCCTTCTGAAGAGTGTGGTGAAATCTTGTACTATCTTACTCTAACCCTGATAGGATGTGAATCATCCCTCTGTCCAGCATTTCCACAGTAATTAGTGACTAATGGGTGACCACATCATTTACTTCACTTCATCTTATCACATAGGCACTGTATCATCTAGCGTCATCACAAGAAGGGTGAGTACAGTTCAATAaggtattttgaaatatttctctcagagagagagaacaagcatATGTGCacaaattttattatatattattataatctTCCTATTCTCTTATTGTTGTTcatctcttactgtgcctaatttataagttGAATTTTATCATAGGTATGTTGTATAGAGAAGAGCATAGTAGAGGAACTTTGGTACTATCTTTGGTTTTCAGGAATCCATTGGGGCTCTTGGAATATGTCCCTCATGGGATGAGGTACCTAATGTAGTGGTATtgcatgaattcttttttttttttttttttttttttagaggtaGTTGAAGAGAAAAGAGGTGGGGGTCAGGGTTGGGGGTACCAGCTACAAAGCAGCCTTTCTCTAATCAGTTCCACCATTACTGAAGACCAATTTCCATGTTTTGAGCTCCCCATCAAGcttactcagaaaaaaaaaaataacttttatctTAAAGAAGTGTTCTAGGATTCTAACAAGAgtgggttcaatttcaatcaagaTTACCTTTAAGCAGCTGGCAGTTATATGTGCTCAGGTTTCCAGCAGACCGCAATTGCAACCAATTTCCTTTTGGATGGTAGCTGGTATTTACCACTTCAAAAAATTCATATGGAGGGATTAGGACTTCCTTCTTGAGGGAGAAGTCTTGTACAGGTACACCCATGCAGGTAAATATGGTAAACAGCATTGGGCTCCCAAACTTCTGTGTCTCTTCTTTCGGGAAGGGGGTAGAAATGAATTGGCCAAATCGAAGGGTGGCACCTATGTGGGCTTTGAAGTTGACCTCCTTCATGCTATGATGCACCTCATAACACAAGGTACCGTTCTTCACAATGATCTCTTTCCTCAGTAGCTGGATTGCTGAGGTCAGGTAGTAATGTAGGTATTTGAAATGGAATGAATGTCTATACTGTTGAGGAGACCTGGCAGCAGTGGCCATGGCATTAGAAAAGTCAGAGCGCATATTGTTATTCAGTGTGTAAACCAGAAGAGCCACAGCATGTGTTGTTGTCATGTCCTTGGGGAGATCTTTTGCTTGGTTCAGCCAGGTTAAGTGGGCTTTGTGCCACACCTTGGAGTAATTCTTATGGGCATCTAGTTCCTTTCTGAAATAATCTCCTTGATTTAGCTCCTTCATGACCTGTTCGCTACAGCCTTGGTACTGATCATCAAAGGAATCTGGCGCCAAATCAAAGGCAATTTCAGCTGCAACCTATAAATGTAAAAAAACaccttgattttaattattcaaaTCAGATTTACTATACTTTATAAAGCCAAATCTTCTCAAAACCAATATTTGctgaaataaattttattcaaTATCATTATACTGCATCCAGTGTAATGATCCCTACATCATTTCTATACCAGTGACCTGTGCCAACAATTGaatttgttttcataaatatTATTGAAAGGTGAAAAAATTCACCGGGAGGAAATAACCCTTTTTGTAGAACTGAAACCATAGTGTTTTTGCATGCTGAatgcttggaagaaaaaatattcaaccttATCGTATCAttatactttttgtttcctctcctCTCCTTACCCTTTGTATTCTTTAATGCATGTTATAAGGAACATCTCTTTTATAAATGCCTAAACCTATATTAAATCTTTGAATTTTATTGAATAAAAGTCTTAAGTGATGATGATGTTGGATTCTCTATGGGACAGACCAGTTATAACAACTCTGTTATTACctggattctgaaaaaaaatattaaggtaAAAATAATCAAGGCCAAATTATCTTTCTTCTTACTGAATAAGTCTATGTGGAAGCACACATCTGTAGGTGTGATGACAAGTGGGCTTCTTCTGAAGAGTAAATTCAAGAAGGATTCAGGCTTGCCCACTCAGTTACAGGCAGTAGTGGACCAAGGCCTCCCAGGTAAGATTCTTGTTGTTGATGAGGTCAGAACTCATGCCCTTTGCTATCAGACTAACTCATTCTCAATGGGAGGAAGGGGAGCAGAGCCCAACTGTATGTTCCCAGTTATTCTTCCTAATGTTGACAGTGAAGTAGTTTGTCTATCCTATTTCCCACTCCAGGAGTGGGAAaaggctttctttttttaatgggtAGCCAATTGAACATTAAACTTATTGACATCTAGTGTGTGCAAACTGAAGTTAGAGATTTGAATGGAGGCTCATTAAATATCATTAGTTTATAATTTAGGGTCCTGTATGAATTATCAAAATGTAAATAGATGCTTCTTTCTTTGCAAAGCCATGATGCTTTTCTAATAAATACTACTTATTGGAAGACTCTATCTGATGTCAAAGCTGTTGGGACTGGAACTCAAAAACATCATTTGGTACCTTTACTATGTGATTTATATTCTAGTTGTATAAACTAGAACACAATTTTCAGACTGGTTAAATGATTTTAACCGATAACTCTTTAGAGCAGATTTCCAGAGAAATTTACAGAATCTATTTAAGCCAAGCCAAGCCAAGCCAAGCCAAACCAAACCAATAGTATCATGTTCTGTCAGATCTGATAAATTTCAAAAGTAGATTTCAAATATGTGCTCTGTCATCTTTTAACATGAGGTTATTTTCAACATATAGATCTTCAAGTTAGAACACTTATAAATAAGTTGGTCTGTAGGATACAGTTTAAACCCAGAAAGATTTGATTGGTTTTGCATTATTTGTCCTATGGAAGCAGTATTGTAATTATGGTGGAGAATTAAGAAATAACTCCATGATACTAGCTTCCATAATGCCCAACTTATCAACTAtaaggaatttttattttttaataattattttcaatAGTCTTCACTATCATCATTTGCTAAAATGTCTGTATGAAATTAGATCCCAAGTGCCCAAGGTTTGGGTCATTTAGAGTTTGCCTCCAGGTGAATGTCCTATTGGAACACTGACCTTAGAGAGGTCACCTCCTCAATTGCTCCATACCTCAGCACTCCCGGTGTGTGTCTGCAGACCACAGAGCAGCAGCAGGAGTGGCAGCTGCACTCCTTGGAGCCAGATCCCCATCCCAGGAGCCACAGGAGTCCGGAGAAAAATCCTCTTGCATCTGTTGATCAGTAGATGTATGTAAATAGTACCCTTTTGCACTGGCAGCTTCATCCCCAAATGAGTTCTCAGAGTTCTCCTTTGGGGTTTTCTTTGAATAAGTCTCAACAGGAAACTTCTCTGCTCCTGTCTGTGCTAAGACTTCTGTTGATCAACAACAACTAACAGCTTTCCTGTGACGAGAAATCAATTCCAGCGTTTTTTGCAAAGTTGAAATTTCTGTGAAACAGCCAGATGTGTGTGCCAAATAAGGGTTTCCAGTGAACTCAAGttagtttcattaaaaaaaaaaaaaaaaatccctaatcTACTCTGTATTCAGGGGAATGCCAAAGACGTGTtaagggtcaggttctgcagttcTGCCTCAAATTTCCCAGAAGAGCAGGAAAAGGCATTCTTTGTACTGAGTGTGGGGCCAAATAGCATTATCTTGAGTCCCAGGCTCCCATTGTGAATAACAAGATTGGCATGTGCAGGGTGGCTGGGCCCAGCCATACAAGGTGGGCCTCTGTCAGACTCATCTGCTGCTGCTGATAGACCCTGCCTGGGATGCCTTTTGGGTTATTGTCACAAAGAAGGCTCTTTTCACAGCTTTTCTTTGGTACACTGAAACACCCCAATCCAGagattgtagatttttggatccaTAGCTTTTCCTGTTTTTTCTTCTAAAAACATCAGGTCTTCAATTAACTCTATTTCAATCTACAGTGAATGCTAATGATAGTCAGAAAACTGCCTGTGTCTAGCTGGCAAAAATCAAAGGTAGAATTTAGCGTGTAAAGTGGTTTTTCTTGTGGATATTTGCCATTTATACTTCCCAATTCACTATCTCTTGAGAGGGATAAATCCTGTTTTTGGAAATTttggtattgattttttttccagcaACCTAAGTATTTTTTAGTATGTTTTCTGATAATCATAGCAGTTCTGTCTCATTAACAAAAGTTCAGAATGTTTAAAAAAGCATAAGAAAACCCCAAAATCATCTATAACCCCTCACATGGAgaaatttaaattttgatttttacacacacacacacacacaaacatgcatGCTCACACTCCTGAACTGAAATGGTACAGTATATAGTTTGTCCTACTGTTTTCTCTCTTACTATTTCAATGTAAACATGTTCCCACATAATTTCATACTTATCTATGATTGAACTACAGCATTCCAAAAGTGCTACCATGCAATGTAATAGCACAATGGACCTGTGGACTGTAGTGTCTCCAAGCAAATCAGTTAGTGAGGAGAACATGGACTCCTGAGAAAGATACTTCTGTTCAGTTCCTGACTCACTTGCTTCCTTAATATTCAACCTTGGACAAACTACTTAATCTCTCAGTTAATCTCCCAACTGCTTTTTGTGTTAGATGGTGATGATGACAGTATCTCCCTCACTGAAGTGACATGTTCGT includes:
- the Art4 gene encoding ecto-ADP-ribosyltransferase 4, whose product is MKLPVQKGTIYIHLLINRCKRIFLRTPVAPGMGIWLQGVQLPLLLLLCGLQTHTGSAEVAAEIAFDLAPDSFDDQYQGCSEQVMKELNQGDYFRKELDAHKNYSKVWHKAHLTWLNQAKDLPKDMTTTHAVALLVYTLNNNMRSDFSNAMATAARSPQQYRHSFHFKYLHYYLTSAIQLLRKEIIVKNGTLCYEVHHSMKEVNFKAHIGATLRFGQFISTPFPKEETQKFGSPMLFTIFTCMGVPVQDFSLKKEVLIPPYEFFEVVNTSYHPKGNWLQLRSAGNLSTYNCQLLKDSSKKCIPAPIVIASLSFLASVIISSKSRVQGNPEALF